The genomic stretch GACATCCGCTTTGACCTGATACGACACCTCAAGACTACGCCTTGCTGAAATAAGAAAATATAGAATTTCTGAACTCACACTCAAGGAAACCTGATTACAACGTCAGTGCTTCCCTAATACGCCATGAGCAACATCCGCTTTCTGCGCACATTCATTGCCGTGGCGCGGTACGGCTCCTTCGCCGCTGCCGCCGAGAAAGTCGCGCTGACGCAGGCGGCGGTCAGCATGCAGATGCAGTCGCTCGAAGACGACCTCAAGCGGCCGTTGTTCGACCGCGTGGGCCGCACGAACCGCCTGACGAGCATCGGCAAGCAGGTGCTGCCGCAGGCGGAGCGCATCGTCGCGCTGTACGACAGCATGCGGCTCACCGGGCTCGACGATGAAATCGCCGGTTCGGTGTCCATCGGCGCGGTGGATTCGGCGATGGGCGCGCTCGCATCGGTCGTGACCGAACTGAAAGGGCAGTATCCCCGGCTCGACGTGCGGCTTTTCACCGGCAAGGCGCTCGCGCTCGCGCCGCAAGTGGAGGCGGGCGAGATCGACGCGGCGGTGATCGTCGAAATGGCGGGCAAGACGCCCGCGAGCCTCGAATGGACGCCGCTCTATTCGGAGCCGCTCGTCGCGATCGGATCGTCGGCGAGCACGCACACGAACGCCGCCGATCTGCTCGCGAACGCGCCGTTTCTGCGCTTCGACCGCGCGCAACGCACGGGTGCGCTGATCGATCGCGCGTTGCGGCACAACCGGCTCGCGGTGAACGAGTTCCTCGAACTGAATTCGCTGGAAGTGATCGTCGAACTCGTGCGGCAGGGCGCGGGCGTTTCTGTCGTGCCGCTGCTCGAATACGGATCGTGGGCGAGCGATCCCGCGCTCGCCGTGCTGCCGCTCGCGAAGGACACGCCGCGCCGCGTCGTCGGCATGCTGGAGCGCAAGATTCACGACCGCCACGCGGTCATGCGCGTGGTGCAGGACAGCATTCGGGCGCGTTCGCAAGCCGCCGACGCGACACGCCATCCATGACTTTTGCTTAAGTCATGGACAAGAAATATCAGCTTTCCCTGTGAATTACGGCCATCGACAATGCTTCATTCTTCATTCGACTCAAGAGGACAGCATGTCGATCATTCCCGAGATCGCAGACGCGCAGGACGAACTGAAAGCCATCCGTCGCGACATCCACGCGCATCCTGAGCTTTGCTACGAAGAAGCGCGTACCGCCGACCTCGTTGCAAGCACGCTGGAAAGCTGGGATATCGAAGTGACGCGCGGTCTCGGCAAGACCGGCGTGGTCGGCGTGCTGCGGAAGGGCACGAGCAAACGCGCAATCGGCTTGCGCGCAGACATGGACGCCCTGCCGATTCCCGAGCTGAACACCTTCGCGCACGCGTCGAAACACGAGAACAAAATGCACGCGTGCGGCCACGACGGCCACACCGCGATGCTGCTCGGCGCCGCGCGCTATCTGTCGAAGCATCGCGATTTCGACGGCACCGTGGTCTTCATCTTCCAGCCTGCGGAAGAGGGCGGCGGCGGCGCGAAAGCGATGATCGACGATGGCCTCTTCCGGCAGTTTCCCGTCGATGCCGTGTTCGCACTGCACAACTGGCCGGGCATGGCAGCGGGCAACTTCGGCGCGCGCGTGGGCGCGACGCAGGCGTCGAGCAACGAGTTCGAGATTCGCATCGAAGGCGTGGGCGCACATGCCGCGATTCCGCACGATGGCGTCGATCCTGTCTTCACCGCGCTGCAGATCGGCACCGGCTTGCAGAGCATCGTCACGCGCAACAAGCGGCCCATCGACGCCGCCGTGCTCTCCATCACGAAGATGGAAGCGGGCCACGCGGTGAACGCCATTCCCACGACCGCGACGCTCGCGGGTACGGTGCGCACGTTTTCCGTCGAGGTGCTCGATCTGATCGAAACGCGCATGAAGGAAATCGTCACGGCGACGGCGGCCGCTTACCGGTGCAAGGCCGAAGTGAACTTCGTGCGCAACTATCCGCCGACCGTCAACACCGAAGCGGAAACGCAGTTCGCTCTCGGCGTCATGCAGGAAGTCGCGGGCGTGGATCACGTCAATACGAACGTCGATCCGACGATGGGCGCGGAAGACTTCTCGTACATGCTGCTCGAACGCCCTGGCTGCTACGGATACATCGGCAACGGACTGGGCGCGCATCGCGAGCACGGGCATGGCATCGGCCCGTGCATGCTGCACAACAGCAGCTACGACTTCAACGACGAAGTGTTGCCGCTCGGATCGACGTACTGGGTCAAGTTGGTCGAGAAGTTCCTCGCGCGAGGCTGACCGTACATTAGCGCAGTTCCAGCCACATCGGCTGATGGTCCGACGAGCGGCTTCGCTGATCCGCCTCGCAGCCGACGATGCGCGGCGCGAGGTCATCGGTCACGAAGATGAAGTCGCACGCGAACGGGCCGTCGGCCCATTGTTCGTGGTCGTAGAGGCCGACCGTCGCCGCGCGCGGCTCGTTCGGATGCGCGTGCGACCAGGCATCGACGAAAGAGGGCGCATCGGGCATTGGGTCCAGCATCGCGCGATACGCCGGACCTTCGTATGCGCTGTTGAAGTCGCCGCAGACGATGGCCGACATGGGCCGCGCCGTATCGGCGAACGGGCTCGCCTGCGTCTCTGCTTTCGCGGGGCGGCGCGCATGTTCGCACGCCTCGCGATGCAACTCGCGCAGCCGCGCGACCTGCGCGAGACGCTGCACTTCCGAGTAGAACTCGAGATGCGTGCTGATGACACGCAGCGGACCCACGTCGGTTTCGATGACCGCTTCGAGCGCCATGCGCAGCATTGACGGCTTCGCGGGATCGGCGGGCCACGGCAGCGAATGACGCAGCACTTGCCGCACCGGCAGCCGGCTCACGATGGCATTGCCGAACTGCCTGCGCGCGCCGCCTGAACCCACAGGCGGCAGATCCGAGCCGATTCCTTCGACGATGGTCGCGCCCGGCATCAGGCTCGCCAGTTCCGCGAACTGATCGGCGCTCGGGCCGCCCGCGAGACCACCCGCCTGCGCGCCTTCGTGGAAGCCGCGCGTGACTTCCTGCAGGCAGAGCACGTCGAAGTCGCATAGCGCCTTCGCTTCCGTCACGATGCGCGAAACATCGACGCGGCCGTCCACGCCGCGTCCCCACTGCATGTTCCAGTCGACCAGCCGCATGTCGATTCTCCTTGCAACGATGTATTCGGCGCGCGCGCCCAGCCTGCGGTACGCCTGACGAAACGCTGAATTTCAGACTGTCTCATAAAAGCGCGGCCTACAATGGGTGCGAACCAATACGTAGTCCTCAGACACCATGAATACACGCATGAAGAAGCGGTGGAGCGCACTCGCGCTGATGTCCCTGGCGATGATTGCGCACGCGCAGCCGGCGCCGTCGCTCACGCGCGAGCAACAGGCGGGCCTCGACAAGCAGGACCATGACATCGCGCAAATGGCGGATGTCATCGTGAAGATGATCGATCAGAACAAGACAGGCGAGGTGTGGGACGCGGGATCGGCCGTCGCGAAGAAAGTCATCACGCGCGAGGACTTCGTGAACAAGGTCATGCGCGACCGCGCCGCGCTCGGCACGCCGGGATTGCGCATGCCGATGGGCGTGAAGCATCTGCACTTCGACGGCACCGGCAACATGCCCGCAGGCTGGTTCATGAGCGTTTCGTTCGATACGCAGTTCAGCCAGGCGCGGCAGTCGGCGCGCGAAGTGGTGACCTTCATGCTCGACCCGGACAGGGTATGGCGATTCGTGGGGTATTCGGTCCGGTGAGGGCGGGCGAGCGGCTATCGCCTCACATATTCGTCCACGAAGCGCACCACCCGCGCCCGGCCACCAGCTTCCCGCCGAACAGCGTGCAACCGCCCCACGCATCCGTGGATTTGCCCTGAAACAGCGAGCAATTCGCGCAGGTCTGATCCG from Caballeronia sp. LZ062 encodes the following:
- a CDS encoding endonuclease/exonuclease/phosphatase family protein; translation: MRLVDWNMQWGRGVDGRVDVSRIVTEAKALCDFDVLCLQEVTRGFHEGAQAGGLAGGPSADQFAELASLMPGATIVEGIGSDLPPVGSGGARRQFGNAIVSRLPVRQVLRHSLPWPADPAKPSMLRMALEAVIETDVGPLRVISTHLEFYSEVQRLAQVARLRELHREACEHARRPAKAETQASPFADTARPMSAIVCGDFNSAYEGPAYRAMLDPMPDAPSFVDAWSHAHPNEPRAATVGLYDHEQWADGPFACDFIFVTDDLAPRIVGCEADQRSRSSDHQPMWLELR
- a CDS encoding DUF4019 domain-containing protein, translating into MNTRMKKRWSALALMSLAMIAHAQPAPSLTREQQAGLDKQDHDIAQMADVIVKMIDQNKTGEVWDAGSAVAKKVITREDFVNKVMRDRAALGTPGLRMPMGVKHLHFDGTGNMPAGWFMSVSFDTQFSQARQSAREVVTFMLDPDRVWRFVGYSVR
- a CDS encoding LysR substrate-binding domain-containing protein, which translates into the protein MSNIRFLRTFIAVARYGSFAAAAEKVALTQAAVSMQMQSLEDDLKRPLFDRVGRTNRLTSIGKQVLPQAERIVALYDSMRLTGLDDEIAGSVSIGAVDSAMGALASVVTELKGQYPRLDVRLFTGKALALAPQVEAGEIDAAVIVEMAGKTPASLEWTPLYSEPLVAIGSSASTHTNAADLLANAPFLRFDRAQRTGALIDRALRHNRLAVNEFLELNSLEVIVELVRQGAGVSVVPLLEYGSWASDPALAVLPLAKDTPRRVVGMLERKIHDRHAVMRVVQDSIRARSQAADATRHP
- a CDS encoding M20 aminoacylase family protein; translated protein: MSIIPEIADAQDELKAIRRDIHAHPELCYEEARTADLVASTLESWDIEVTRGLGKTGVVGVLRKGTSKRAIGLRADMDALPIPELNTFAHASKHENKMHACGHDGHTAMLLGAARYLSKHRDFDGTVVFIFQPAEEGGGGAKAMIDDGLFRQFPVDAVFALHNWPGMAAGNFGARVGATQASSNEFEIRIEGVGAHAAIPHDGVDPVFTALQIGTGLQSIVTRNKRPIDAAVLSITKMEAGHAVNAIPTTATLAGTVRTFSVEVLDLIETRMKEIVTATAAAYRCKAEVNFVRNYPPTVNTEAETQFALGVMQEVAGVDHVNTNVDPTMGAEDFSYMLLERPGCYGYIGNGLGAHREHGHGIGPCMLHNSSYDFNDEVLPLGSTYWVKLVEKFLARG